In Tenacibaculum pacificus, a single window of DNA contains:
- the apaG gene encoding Co2+/Mg2+ efflux protein ApaG, whose amino-acid sequence MLEQITKGIKIAIKTHFNGLINHGQNQYYSFSYYISIENNSTETVKLLERFWIIFDALKNTEHVAGEGVIGETPILKPNDVFNYRSNCFLLSATGAMKGNYKMMNTETSEEFLVTIPTFQLMSTGILN is encoded by the coding sequence ATGTTAGAACAAATAACCAAAGGTATAAAAATAGCAATCAAGACACATTTTAATGGTTTAATAAACCATGGTCAAAATCAATATTATTCTTTTAGCTACTATATTTCAATAGAAAACAATTCAACAGAAACCGTAAAACTTTTAGAACGTTTTTGGATTATTTTTGATGCACTTAAAAATACTGAACACGTAGCAGGAGAAGGCGTTATAGGTGAAACACCAATACTTAAACCAAATGATGTTTTTAATTACAGGTCAAACTGTTTTTTGCTTTCAGCAACAGGTGCTATGAAAGGGAATTATAAAATGATGAATACAGAAACCTCTGAAGAGTTTTTAGTTACTATTCCTACATTTCAATTAATGAGTACTGGTATTTTAAACTAA
- a CDS encoding Na(+)-translocating NADH-quinone reductase subunit A: MSKDIRIKKGLDIKLVGDAAQITTELPLGGVFAIQPDDFHGVIPKILAKEGTEVKAGQALFYSKSDERILFPSPVSGKISEIVRGARRKVLAIKITADAQQQYKDFGKKDVDAMSGEEVRNHLFASGCWPFVKQRPYDVVANPNQAPKSIFVSAYASAPLAADYDYALKGKEAELQTALTALTKLTAGKVHVSVAKSSTSSPFKGMKGVELHNVSGPHPVGNVSTQISQIDPINKGEVVWVVTPQDLVVIGELLLTGKFNAKRTIALAGSKFSKPQYVSAIAGVNIGALTKGNLEADNARVISGNVLSGLQVNEEGFLGYYENIVTAIPEGNDYEFFGWNKPVFNKVSTSRAFTFSWLNPKKKYDLNTNTNGEHRAFVVTGSYEEVFPLDIYPMQLLKACKYQDLDEMEGLGAYEIAPEDFALTEFICVSKQPHQKIIREGLDLMREELG; this comes from the coding sequence ATGTCAAAAGACATCCGTATTAAGAAAGGCTTGGACATCAAGCTCGTTGGCGATGCAGCGCAAATAACTACCGAACTTCCGTTAGGTGGCGTGTTTGCAATTCAGCCAGATGATTTTCACGGCGTTATTCCAAAAATTTTAGCAAAAGAAGGTACCGAAGTAAAAGCAGGTCAAGCACTTTTTTATTCAAAAAGTGATGAGCGCATTTTATTTCCAAGCCCTGTTAGTGGTAAAATTTCAGAAATCGTTCGTGGAGCCAGAAGAAAAGTTTTAGCAATTAAAATCACTGCTGATGCACAGCAGCAATACAAAGATTTTGGTAAAAAAGATGTTGATGCAATGTCTGGTGAAGAAGTGAGAAATCACTTATTTGCTTCAGGTTGCTGGCCATTTGTAAAACAGCGTCCGTATGACGTGGTTGCAAATCCGAATCAAGCACCTAAATCAATTTTTGTATCTGCCTACGCAAGTGCACCTTTAGCAGCCGATTATGATTACGCCTTAAAAGGTAAAGAAGCTGAATTACAAACCGCATTAACTGCATTAACTAAATTAACAGCAGGTAAAGTACACGTTTCTGTTGCAAAAAGCTCAACATCATCTCCGTTTAAAGGAATGAAAGGAGTTGAATTGCACAACGTATCTGGACCACATCCTGTTGGTAATGTGAGTACACAAATTTCACAAATAGATCCTATTAATAAAGGTGAAGTTGTATGGGTTGTTACTCCTCAAGATTTAGTAGTTATCGGTGAGTTATTACTAACTGGTAAATTTAACGCAAAGCGTACAATTGCTTTAGCAGGATCTAAATTTTCAAAGCCACAATATGTATCAGCAATAGCTGGAGTTAATATTGGAGCACTTACAAAAGGAAATTTAGAAGCTGATAATGCACGTGTAATTAGCGGAAACGTATTAAGTGGTCTTCAGGTTAATGAAGAAGGATTTTTAGGATACTATGAAAACATAGTAACTGCAATTCCTGAAGGAAATGATTATGAGTTTTTTGGATGGAATAAGCCTGTATTTAACAAGGTTTCTACATCAAGAGCATTTACGTTCTCTTGGTTAAATCCGAAGAAAAAATACGACTTAAATACCAATACAAACGGTGAGCATAGAGCTTTTGTAGTTACTGGGTCATATGAAGAGGTTTTTCCTTTAGATATTTATCCGATGCAATTATTAAAAGCTTGTAAATATCAAGATCTTGACGAAATGGAAGGATTAGGAGCTTACGAAATTGCACCAGAAGATTTCGCATTAACAGAATTTATTTGTGTGTCTAAACAACCTCACCAGAAAATAATTCGTGAAGGATTAGATTTAATGAGAGAAGAATTAGGATAA
- a CDS encoding NADH:ubiquinone reductase (Na(+)-transporting) subunit D: MGLLSKKDAALITDPLLDNNPITIQVLGICSALAITAELKASIVMAVSVLFVLGIGNVVISLMRNIIPSKIRIIVQLIVVAALVIIVDQVLKAFAYELSKTLSVFVGLIITNCIIMGRFEAFALGNGPWKSFLDGIGNALGYGAILIAVGFFRELLGSGTLLGFKVLGDPIEQTGLYALGYENNGFMLLSPMALIVVGIIIWIQRSRNKALIED; encoded by the coding sequence ATGGGACTTTTATCAAAAAAAGACGCAGCATTAATTACAGATCCGTTATTAGATAACAACCCAATTACGATTCAAGTATTAGGTATCTGTTCAGCATTAGCAATTACAGCAGAACTTAAAGCTTCTATAGTAATGGCAGTTTCTGTATTATTTGTATTAGGTATAGGAAACGTTGTAATCTCTTTAATGAGAAATATTATTCCTTCTAAAATTAGAATTATTGTACAGTTAATAGTAGTTGCTGCTTTAGTAATTATTGTTGATCAAGTATTAAAAGCTTTTGCTTACGAATTAAGTAAAACACTTTCGGTATTTGTTGGTTTAATTATTACCAACTGTATTATTATGGGACGTTTTGAAGCTTTTGCTTTAGGAAACGGTCCGTGGAAATCATTCTTAGATGGAATTGGAAATGCATTAGGATACGGAGCTATTTTAATTGCAGTAGGTTTCTTTAGAGAGTTATTAGGTTCTGGTACTTTATTAGGATTTAAAGTATTAGGAGATCCAATAGAACAAACAGGATTATATGCTTTAGGATATGAAAATAACGGATTTATGTTATTATCTCCAATGGCATTAATTGTTGTAGGTATTATTATTTGGATACAACGTAGTAGAAACAAAGCATTAATTGAAGACTAA
- a CDS encoding NADH:ubiquinone reductase (Na(+)-transporting) subunit B encodes MGLKQNLHNLKEKYKGTKMAPAFNAIHTFLYLPNETTHGGTHIKAADDLKRTMNIVIMALVPCLIFGMFNAGYQHNAAINGFTEGMSFFSGDFWNMDNFLIGLVKILPLVIVSYVVGLVVEFIFAVIKGREVEEGYLVTGMLVPLIVPIDLPLWMLSVAVVFGVVIGKEVFGGTGMNILNPALTIRAFLFFAYPTWMSGDKVWVADARELAGTADAISGETILGSLAQSQPLTHSVSDMFFGFIPGSVGETSTFLILLGALFLIFTKIGSWRIMLSAVIGALVMGFVFNQVVGLGWIGETSKFYGLMSLDFWKHLLIGGFAFGAVYMATDPVSASQTNKGKWIYGFFIGFISIMIRVFNPAYPEGVMLAILLMNVFAPTIDHYVVQGNIKRRLKRTKVKTA; translated from the coding sequence ATGGGCTTAAAACAAAACTTACATAATTTAAAAGAAAAATATAAAGGAACTAAAATGGCACCTGCGTTTAACGCAATCCATACTTTTTTATATTTGCCAAATGAGACAACTCACGGAGGAACTCATATTAAGGCCGCTGATGATTTAAAGCGTACAATGAACATAGTTATTATGGCATTAGTACCTTGTTTAATCTTCGGAATGTTCAATGCGGGTTATCAACATAACGCTGCAATCAATGGATTTACAGAAGGAATGTCTTTCTTTAGTGGAGATTTCTGGAATATGGATAATTTCTTAATCGGTTTAGTAAAAATTTTACCGTTAGTAATTGTATCATATGTAGTAGGATTAGTAGTAGAATTTATTTTTGCTGTAATTAAAGGGCGTGAAGTAGAAGAAGGGTACTTAGTTACAGGAATGTTAGTTCCTTTAATTGTACCAATTGATTTACCTTTATGGATGTTATCTGTAGCCGTAGTATTTGGTGTGGTTATAGGTAAAGAAGTATTTGGTGGTACAGGAATGAATATTTTAAATCCTGCATTAACAATACGTGCATTTTTATTCTTCGCATATCCAACTTGGATGTCGGGAGATAAAGTATGGGTGGCTGATGCTAGAGAATTAGCTGGAACTGCAGATGCAATTTCAGGTGAAACTATTTTAGGTAGTTTAGCACAATCTCAACCATTAACACATTCTGTTTCTGATATGTTCTTCGGATTTATTCCTGGTTCAGTAGGAGAAACATCTACATTTTTAATTTTATTAGGAGCTTTATTCTTAATCTTTACAAAGATTGGAAGCTGGAGAATTATGTTATCAGCAGTAATTGGAGCTTTAGTAATGGGATTTGTTTTTAATCAAGTAGTTGGTTTAGGATGGATTGGTGAAACAAGTAAGTTTTACGGATTAATGAGTTTAGATTTCTGGAAACATTTATTAATTGGAGGTTTTGCATTTGGAGCTGTATATATGGCTACTGATCCTGTATCAGCATCGCAAACTAACAAAGGAAAATGGATTTATGGTTTCTTTATCGGATTTATTTCGATTATGATTCGTGTATTCAATCCTGCATATCCAGAAGGAGTAATGTTAGCTATTTTATTAATGAACGTTTTTGCTCCAACAATTGACCATTATGTGGTTCAAGGAAATATAAAGAGAAGATTAAAACGTACTAAAGTTAAAACTGCCTAA
- a CDS encoding type IX secretion system plug protein: MIKKLLIFVFSTLHLIINAQNIKTIQLRPKYNTNQFTAIVKLGQVLKLSFDDLEADNKEYQYKIAHMTHDWKPSSLTSNQYIDGFDENEIINITNSFNTLQPYTHYSVDIPNQNTIITKSGNYLISILDENYDVVFTRRCVFYEDITTVGVAVFRSRETKSNNEKQTIQFTVNHQNLSINNVNKEINIALFQNHNWNTVRYNIQPKFIKPAQLIYNHTLESNFWGGNEFLNFDSKYLRSTSFNIAKTERKDIYHSYLYTNEERVDKKYTYNPDINGQFIIRTLEANDPNSEADYSMVHFSLAAYEAYQNKDVYIYGAFNNYQLSEENKMKYDAISERYKAKIKFKQGFYNYSYVTVDKNKKINLNEIDGSFYQTENEYTVIVYYKPFGETYDRVIGLGNGYFNQNR; encoded by the coding sequence ATGATAAAAAAGCTATTAATCTTTGTATTTAGTACATTACACTTAATAATTAATGCACAAAATATCAAAACAATTCAATTACGCCCAAAATATAACACGAATCAATTTACGGCAATTGTAAAACTTGGGCAGGTTTTAAAACTCTCTTTTGATGATTTAGAGGCTGATAATAAAGAATATCAGTATAAAATTGCCCATATGACACACGATTGGAAACCGAGTAGCTTAACTTCTAATCAATATATTGATGGTTTTGATGAAAATGAAATCATAAACATCACCAATTCTTTTAACACACTTCAACCTTATACACATTATAGTGTTGATATTCCTAATCAAAATACAATTATCACCAAAAGTGGAAACTATTTAATTTCTATTTTAGATGAAAATTATGACGTAGTATTTACAAGGCGCTGTGTTTTTTATGAAGATATTACAACTGTTGGCGTTGCCGTTTTTAGAAGTAGAGAGACCAAATCAAATAATGAAAAACAAACCATTCAATTTACTGTAAATCATCAAAATTTAAGTATTAACAATGTTAATAAAGAAATTAATATTGCCTTATTTCAAAATCATAATTGGAACACAGTTCGATATAATATTCAACCTAAATTTATAAAACCAGCACAATTAATTTACAATCATACTCTTGAATCAAATTTTTGGGGAGGTAATGAATTTTTAAATTTTGATAGCAAATATTTACGTAGCACCAGTTTTAATATTGCTAAAACCGAAAGAAAAGATATTTATCACAGTTATTTATATACCAATGAAGAACGAGTAGATAAAAAATACACTTACAATCCTGATATCAACGGGCAATTTATAATAAGGACTTTAGAAGCAAACGACCCAAATTCAGAAGCTGATTATTCTATGGTTCATTTTTCGTTAGCTGCTTATGAAGCGTATCAAAATAAAGATGTTTATATTTATGGTGCTTTTAATAATTATCAATTATCCGAAGAAAATAAAATGAAATATGATGCTATTTCAGAAAGATATAAAGCCAAAATAAAATTTAAACAAGGCTTTTACAATTACAGTTATGTTACAGTCGATAAAAATAAAAAAATAAATTTAAACGAGATAGATGGCTCTTTCTATCAGACTGAAAATGAATATACTGTTATCGTATATTATAAGCCTTTCGGCGAAACTTACGACCGTGTTATCGGACTAGGGAATGGATACTTTAACCAAAACAGGTAA
- the nqrE gene encoding NADH:ubiquinone reductase (Na(+)-transporting) subunit E: protein MEHLELFFKSIFIDNMVFATFLGMCSYLAVSKKVATAVGLGAAVIFVLAVTVPINWLLDQYLLQPGALSWLGAEYEGYDLSFLSFIMFIATIATMVQLVEIIVEKFAPALYNSLGIFLPLIAVNCAILGGSLFMQSREIPTLGLSLTYGIGSGIGWFLAILAIAAIREKIRYSSVPAPLRGLGITFIITGLMAIGFMSFGGMLTGGDEEVKTPEAPKAAIKIEKKEEAKQQAEKLADNTKKIIE, encoded by the coding sequence ATGGAACATTTAGAATTATTTTTCAAGTCGATATTTATTGATAACATGGTATTTGCTACATTCTTAGGAATGTGTTCTTACTTAGCAGTATCTAAAAAAGTAGCAACTGCCGTAGGTTTAGGAGCTGCCGTTATTTTTGTACTTGCTGTAACAGTACCTATCAACTGGTTATTAGATCAATATTTATTACAACCAGGAGCATTATCTTGGTTAGGAGCTGAATATGAAGGTTACGATTTAAGTTTCTTATCATTTATTATGTTTATTGCAACTATTGCAACCATGGTACAATTGGTAGAAATTATTGTTGAAAAATTTGCACCAGCATTGTATAACTCTTTAGGGATTTTCTTACCATTAATTGCAGTAAATTGTGCAATTTTAGGAGGATCATTATTTATGCAATCTCGTGAAATTCCAACATTAGGATTATCATTAACTTATGGTATTGGTTCAGGAATTGGATGGTTTTTAGCAATTTTAGCAATTGCAGCTATTCGTGAAAAAATCAGATATTCAAGCGTTCCTGCACCATTAAGAGGATTAGGAATCACTTTTATTATTACTGGATTAATGGCAATCGGGTTTATGAGTTTTGGAGGTATGTTAACAGGAGGTGACGAAGAAGTAAAAACACCAGAAGCTCCTAAAGCAGCAATCAAAATAGAAAAGAAAGAAGAAGCAAAACAGCAAGCTGAAAAATTAGCTGATAACACTAAAAAAATTATAGAATAA
- a CDS encoding Na(+)-translocating NADH-quinone reductase subunit C gives MSKRTDSNVYTLLFAIGMVLIVGALLAFTASSLRPMIDANKRIEKQQNILYAMGINENDESSAIFVSKDKVAGEFSKYIKKQIVIEGTNITEDANAYLIDVKKQQTAAKAGKTRKLPVFVGEKDGKMFYITPIRGKGLWDAIWGYVALDKNMVVQGAFFDHKGETPGLGANIKQRYFMDDFIGEDLMNNGSFKGIGVSKSNNDPKNEDKNDNEVDAIAGATITGDGVAAMIKSELGLYVPYFKTLK, from the coding sequence ATGAGTAAGAGAACAGACAGTAATGTATATACACTACTTTTTGCCATTGGTATGGTATTAATAGTAGGTGCGTTGTTAGCTTTTACAGCTTCATCGCTTCGCCCAATGATTGATGCAAATAAACGTATCGAAAAGCAACAAAATATTTTGTATGCTATGGGGATAAATGAAAATGATGAATCTAGTGCAATCTTTGTTTCTAAAGACAAAGTAGCTGGTGAGTTTTCAAAATACATCAAAAAACAAATCGTTATTGAAGGTACTAATATTACTGAAGATGCGAATGCATATTTAATCGATGTAAAAAAACAGCAAACAGCTGCAAAAGCAGGGAAAACAAGAAAATTACCAGTATTTGTGGGAGAAAAAGACGGTAAAATGTTTTATATCACACCAATTAGAGGTAAAGGTCTTTGGGATGCTATTTGGGGATATGTTGCGTTGGATAAAAACATGGTAGTTCAAGGTGCTTTTTTCGATCATAAAGGAGAAACGCCAGGTTTAGGTGCAAACATAAAGCAACGCTATTTTATGGATGACTTTATCGGAGAAGATTTAATGAATAACGGTTCTTTTAAAGGAATTGGAGTTTCAAAATCTAATAATGATCCGAAGAACGAAGATAAAAATGATAACGAGGTAGATGCTATTGCAGGTGCAACAATTACAGGTGATGGAGTTGCTGCAATGATTAAATCTGAATTAGGTTTATACGTGCCTTACTTTAAAACATTGAAATAA